The proteins below are encoded in one region of Syntrophotalea carbinolica DSM 2380:
- the cdaA gene encoding diadenylate cyclase CdaA encodes MSGFFDFIQNFRWLLDPLDVVIVAFIIYRIILLIKGTRAVQMLFGLAVILLVYVTSQVTGLYTLHWILDNFLSSIILVIVVLFQNDIRRALIHVGANPFFTDLSYREENEIISELVKACVNMANRRIGALVVIERETGIKDFLEVGTEIDSKVTSDLIASIFLPYSPLHDGALVVQQGRLTRAGCFLPLSQNPDISKALGTRHRAAIGLTELVDAVAIVVSEETGKISMVVGGRITRDLDSTALSRVLKTLLEPRNTRKKK; translated from the coding sequence ATGAGCGGATTTTTCGATTTTATTCAGAATTTCAGGTGGCTGCTTGATCCGCTCGATGTCGTTATCGTCGCTTTTATCATCTACCGTATCATCCTTCTGATCAAGGGAACCCGTGCCGTTCAGATGCTGTTCGGTCTGGCCGTGATTCTGCTGGTCTATGTGACATCCCAGGTGACCGGGTTATATACCCTGCACTGGATACTGGATAACTTCCTGTCGTCCATCATCCTGGTGATTGTCGTGCTGTTCCAGAACGATATCCGGCGGGCTCTGATCCATGTTGGTGCCAACCCGTTTTTTACCGATCTGTCGTATCGGGAGGAAAATGAAATCATTTCCGAATTGGTCAAAGCCTGTGTGAATATGGCCAATCGTCGTATCGGCGCCCTGGTGGTGATCGAGCGGGAAACCGGCATCAAGGATTTCCTGGAAGTCGGCACCGAAATCGACTCCAAGGTTACCAGCGACCTGATTGCTTCCATTTTTCTACCTTATTCGCCGTTGCATGACGGTGCGCTGGTCGTACAGCAGGGGCGCTTGACGCGGGCAGGGTGTTTCCTGCCCTTATCCCAGAATCCGGATATCAGCAAAGCCCTCGGCACGCGCCACCGTGCTGCCATCGGCCTGACGGAACTGGTCGATGCCGTTGCCATTGTGGTTTCCGAGGAAACCGGGAAAATCTCCATGGTGGTCGGGGGACGCATTACCCGCGATCTTGACTCCACAGCCTTGAGTCGGGTGCTCAAAACCCTTTTGGAGCCCCGCAACACCCGGAAGAAGAAGTGA
- the glmM gene encoding phosphoglucosamine mutase — protein sequence MKKKLFGTDGVRGVANIYPMTTEIAMQLGRAAAHIFKKDHTRRHRIVIGKDTRLSGYMIENALVAGICSMGVDVLLVGPLPTPGIAFITSSMRADAGVVISASHNPYQDNGIKFFSADGFKLPDTTELEIEKLIFGNEIDSLRPVADEVGKAFRMDDAGGRYIVFLKNSFPQDLDLNGLKIVLDCANGAAYKVAPAVLEELGAEVVTLGVKPNGSNINAGCGSLYPESLAKAVKEHGAHLGMALDGDADRVIFVDEQGQEVDGDQIMAICSLDMMKQGKLAHNTLVSTVMSNMGLDIALRNAGGQVVKTAVGDRYVVEEMRRGGYNLGGEQSGHMIFLDYNTTGDGMVSALQLLAIMQRTGKPLSELAGVMTALPQVLINVRVASRQDINIVPEIARTVKAVEEKLADTGRVLIRYSGTEPLLRIMLEGQDEAEITGLAQEIADVIERHLGVRTKEQ from the coding sequence ATGAAGAAAAAATTATTCGGTACCGATGGTGTGCGCGGGGTCGCCAATATCTACCCCATGACCACGGAAATCGCCATGCAGCTCGGTCGTGCTGCAGCTCATATATTCAAGAAGGATCACACCCGGAGGCATCGTATCGTTATCGGCAAGGATACCCGCCTGTCCGGTTATATGATTGAAAATGCGCTGGTCGCCGGCATCTGTTCCATGGGCGTCGATGTGCTGCTGGTCGGCCCTCTGCCGACTCCCGGTATCGCCTTTATCACCTCTTCCATGCGGGCCGATGCCGGTGTGGTGATCTCGGCTTCGCACAATCCGTATCAGGATAACGGCATCAAATTTTTCTCCGCCGATGGTTTTAAATTGCCGGATACGACGGAGTTGGAAATCGAAAAACTGATCTTCGGCAACGAAATCGACTCCCTGCGTCCTGTCGCCGATGAGGTAGGCAAGGCGTTTCGTATGGATGACGCCGGCGGTCGCTATATCGTCTTTCTCAAAAATTCCTTCCCTCAGGATCTCGATCTCAACGGCCTTAAAATCGTCCTCGATTGCGCCAATGGAGCGGCTTACAAAGTGGCCCCGGCGGTTCTCGAGGAGTTGGGGGCGGAGGTTGTTACGCTGGGCGTCAAGCCCAATGGGTCCAATATCAATGCCGGTTGCGGCTCTTTGTATCCGGAGTCTCTGGCCAAGGCGGTCAAGGAGCATGGCGCTCATCTCGGCATGGCCCTGGATGGTGATGCCGATCGGGTGATTTTCGTTGATGAACAGGGCCAGGAAGTCGATGGCGACCAGATCATGGCTATTTGCAGCCTCGATATGATGAAACAAGGTAAGCTGGCGCACAATACCCTGGTGTCCACCGTGATGAGCAACATGGGGCTCGATATCGCTTTGCGCAATGCCGGCGGGCAGGTGGTCAAAACGGCGGTCGGCGACCGATATGTTGTGGAGGAGATGCGCCGTGGCGGTTATAATCTCGGCGGCGAACAGTCCGGGCATATGATTTTTCTGGATTACAACACCACGGGCGACGGGATGGTTTCGGCGCTCCAGTTGCTGGCGATCATGCAACGTACCGGCAAGCCGCTGTCGGAACTTGCCGGCGTCATGACGGCTTTGCCGCAGGTGTTGATCAATGTGCGTGTCGCCAGTCGCCAGGATATCAATATTGTTCCGGAAATCGCGCGCACGGTGAAAGCCGTCGAGGAAAAGCTGGCCGATACCGGCAGGGTGCTGATCCGTTATTCCGGCACCGAGCCGCTGCTGCGGATTATGCTTGAAGGGCAGGACGAGGCTGAAATCACCGGATTGGCCCAGGAAATTGCCGATGTCATCGAGCGGCACCTGGGCGTCAGAACAAAGGAGCAATAA
- the tsaE gene encoding tRNA (adenosine(37)-N6)-threonylcarbamoyltransferase complex ATPase subunit type 1 TsaE, translating into MSEWILDTASAEETRRLGRCLGQVIKDPVVLLLSGDLGAGKTCLTQGIARGLDIPESEPIVSPTYTLMNLYEGRLPLYHFDLYRLADPSELEDLGLEEYLPGDGVAVVEWADRFDDLCPTYLAIRIQHRGPDMRAIRFCAVGPTGETLLEALQSVWQSQG; encoded by the coding sequence GTGTCGGAGTGGATTCTCGATACCGCCTCGGCGGAAGAAACCAGACGCCTCGGCCGTTGTTTGGGCCAGGTGATCAAAGATCCTGTCGTGCTGCTTTTGAGCGGTGACCTGGGCGCGGGTAAAACCTGTCTGACCCAGGGTATCGCCCGCGGCTTGGACATTCCTGAAAGCGAGCCGATCGTCAGCCCGACATACACTTTGATGAATTTGTATGAGGGACGTTTGCCGCTTTATCATTTCGATCTTTACCGGCTGGCGGATCCCAGCGAACTGGAGGATCTCGGGTTGGAGGAATACCTGCCCGGAGACGGGGTCGCCGTGGTGGAGTGGGCCGATCGTTTTGACGATCTGTGCCCGACCTATCTTGCTATCCGGATTCAGCATCGGGGTCCCGATATGCGGGCCATTCGTTTTTGCGCTGTCGGTCCGACGGGCGAGACTCTGTTGGAGGCGTTGCAATCCGTTTGGCAATCGCAGGGTTGA
- a CDS encoding pyridoxine 5'-phosphate synthase produces MALLGVNVDHVATIRQARGTNEPDPVTAAALAELAGADGITIHLREDRRHIQDRDVELIRQTVKTRLNLEMAATDEMVGIALKVRPDAVTLVPEKRKELTTEGGLNVALLRQTLKKHIDLLKQGGISVSLFIDPDLEQVKASHRIGADAIEIHTGAYCDAACAATRSKELDKLTNAVKAGNKLGLLVHAGHGLTYFNIQPVAAIGGIREFNIGHSIISRAVLVGMDRAVREMKDLVGGA; encoded by the coding sequence GTGGCATTGCTTGGAGTCAATGTGGATCATGTGGCGACCATCAGGCAGGCGCGCGGCACCAACGAGCCTGACCCGGTGACGGCTGCGGCCCTTGCCGAATTGGCCGGCGCCGACGGGATTACCATCCATCTGCGGGAAGATCGCCGGCATATTCAGGACCGCGACGTGGAATTGATCCGGCAGACCGTCAAAACCCGCCTGAACCTCGAGATGGCGGCCACCGATGAAATGGTCGGTATCGCTCTGAAAGTGCGTCCGGATGCCGTGACTTTGGTGCCGGAAAAGCGCAAGGAGCTGACCACCGAAGGGGGCCTGAATGTCGCTTTGCTGCGGCAGACTCTTAAAAAGCATATCGACCTGCTTAAGCAAGGGGGTATAAGCGTCAGCCTGTTTATCGATCCCGACCTGGAGCAGGTTAAAGCTTCCCACCGGATCGGTGCCGACGCCATCGAAATTCATACCGGTGCCTACTGCGATGCCGCATGCGCCGCTACGCGCAGCAAGGAACTCGATAAGCTGACCAACGCGGTTAAGGCCGGCAACAAGCTGGGCCTGCTGGTTCATGCCGGTCACGGATTGACGTATTTCAATATTCAGCCGGTCGCAGCTATCGGCGGCATTCGGGAATTCAATATCGGCCATAGCATTATTTCGCGAGCCGTTCTGGTTGGTATGGACCGGGCGGTGCGGGAAATGAAGGATCTGGTCGGCGGGGCCTGA
- a CDS encoding aspartate kinase, whose product MALVVQKYGGTSVGDVDRIRNVARRVAKTYDDGNDVVVVVSAMSGETNKLVALANELCDFPSEREYDVLVSTGEQVTIALLSMCLQSMGYKAKSYLGHQIPIFTDSTFSKARIESIDDKNIREDLNNGTIIVVAGFQGIDHDGNLTTLGRGGSDTSAVAVAAALKADVCEIYTDVDGVYTTDPRIVADATKIEKISYDEMLEMASLGAKVLQIRSVEFAKKYGVIVHVRSSFNDNPGTLVTKEDEDMETVLVSGVTYNKDEAKISVMGVPDKPGVAAKLFTPLTTSNITVDMIIQNVSNDGLTDLTFTVPRGDFKKALKAVEETAREIGAAGVRSDENIAKVSIVGVGMRSHSGIASKMFRVLSQEGINIQMISTSEIKVSCVIDAKYTELAIRVLHQAFGLDKKDSKAE is encoded by the coding sequence ATGGCCCTGGTAGTACAGAAGTATGGGGGGACATCGGTCGGTGATGTTGACCGGATCCGCAATGTCGCCCGGCGCGTTGCCAAAACCTACGACGACGGAAATGACGTGGTCGTGGTTGTGTCGGCTATGTCCGGAGAAACCAATAAACTGGTGGCTCTGGCCAATGAATTATGCGATTTTCCCAGTGAACGTGAATATGACGTACTGGTGTCGACGGGCGAACAGGTGACTATTGCTTTGCTTTCCATGTGTTTGCAGTCCATGGGTTACAAGGCAAAAAGTTATCTGGGCCATCAGATTCCCATCTTTACGGACAGCACTTTCAGCAAGGCGCGTATCGAAAGCATCGACGACAAGAATATCCGTGAAGATCTCAATAACGGCACGATCATTGTCGTAGCCGGTTTCCAGGGTATCGACCATGACGGCAACCTCACCACCCTGGGACGGGGCGGTTCCGACACCTCCGCCGTCGCGGTGGCCGCCGCTCTTAAAGCCGATGTCTGTGAGATTTATACCGATGTGGACGGCGTCTATACGACCGATCCCCGGATTGTGGCGGATGCCACCAAAATCGAGAAAATTTCCTACGACGAGATGCTCGAAATGGCTTCCCTCGGAGCCAAGGTATTACAGATACGTTCGGTGGAATTCGCCAAAAAATACGGCGTGATCGTGCACGTGCGTTCCAGTTTTAACGATAATCCAGGGACCCTGGTTACCAAGGAGGACGAGGATATGGAAACCGTTCTGGTTTCGGGCGTTACATACAATAAAGACGAAGCGAAGATTTCCGTGATGGGTGTGCCTGACAAGCCTGGTGTCGCCGCCAAGCTGTTCACTCCCCTGACCACTTCGAATATTACCGTTGACATGATTATCCAGAATGTGTCCAACGACGGACTTACCGATCTGACTTTCACAGTGCCGCGCGGCGATTTCAAGAAGGCTCTCAAGGCCGTCGAGGAAACCGCCCGGGAAATCGGTGCGGCCGGTGTGCGCAGCGATGAAAATATCGCCAAGGTATCCATTGTCGGGGTCGGAATGCGTTCCCACTCCGGGATTGCCAGCAAGATGTTCCGGGTTCTTTCCCAGGAAGGTATCAACATCCAGATGATCTCAACCAGCGAGATCAAAGTTTCCTGTGTTATTGATGCCAAATATACGGAATTGGCAATTCGTGTACTGCACCAGGCTTTTGGTCTGGATAAAAAAGATAGCAAGGCCGAATAA
- the folP gene encoding dihydropteroate synthase: MRCDRQVTTERCCADGWGLPDPSVLPTIMQGRSCRLDLQRPLIMGILNVTPDSFFSGSRAASVEDAVTRALRMQADGADLIDVGGESTRPGAALLSEQEEIDRVVPVLEALADRLSCPLSIDTNKSAVARAAVAVGAEFVNDISGFAFDADMARTVADCGAGAFLMHTRGRPEDMQADTVYEDLFAEVVDYLQRAVVLAEETGIPRAKLAVDPGIGFGKDLAGNLEILSRLRELHALGLPVLLGTSRKSFIGRVIGQPDPAERLSGTLSTIALGVACGVQIFRVHDVRAAREAALMAWSVVHRQLP, translated from the coding sequence ATGCGCTGTGACCGGCAGGTAACTACCGAAAGATGTTGTGCGGACGGGTGGGGGCTTCCCGACCCGTCCGTGCTTCCGACCATCATGCAGGGGCGTAGCTGCCGACTCGATTTGCAGCGTCCCTTGATCATGGGGATACTTAATGTTACCCCGGATTCCTTCTTTTCCGGAAGCCGCGCCGCCTCTGTGGAGGATGCCGTGACACGGGCCCTGCGCATGCAGGCTGACGGAGCGGACCTCATCGATGTCGGAGGCGAGAGCACGCGCCCGGGAGCGGCTCTGCTCAGTGAGCAGGAAGAGATCGACCGGGTGGTGCCGGTTCTGGAGGCGCTTGCCGACAGACTGTCCTGCCCTTTATCCATCGATACCAATAAAAGTGCCGTGGCGCGTGCCGCGGTGGCTGTCGGAGCCGAATTCGTGAACGATATCAGCGGATTTGCATTCGATGCCGACATGGCCCGGACGGTGGCGGATTGCGGTGCCGGCGCTTTCCTCATGCATACCCGCGGCAGGCCCGAAGATATGCAGGCCGACACCGTGTATGAAGATCTTTTCGCAGAGGTTGTCGATTACCTGCAAAGGGCGGTGGTCCTGGCGGAAGAGACCGGGATTCCGCGCGCCAAGCTGGCCGTCGATCCCGGTATCGGGTTCGGCAAGGACCTTGCCGGCAATCTGGAGATTCTCAGCCGGTTGCGGGAACTGCATGCCCTCGGCCTGCCGGTGCTGCTGGGAACGTCGCGTAAAAGTTTCATCGGCAGGGTCATCGGCCAGCCCGATCCTGCCGAACGTCTGAGCGGTACCCTGTCCACCATTGCCCTGGGGGTGGCGTGTGGGGTCCAGATCTTTCGGGTTCATGATGTGCGTGCGGCTCGGGAGGCGGCTCTTATGGCATGGTCTGTGGTGCATCGGCAGCTGCCCTAA
- the ftsH gene encoding ATP-dependent zinc metalloprotease FtsH → MNPIFKNLALWLVISLVMITLFNLMTNRKDEPKAISYTAFLDAVEEGTVQEVMLEGSNIEGKDQDGAAFKTFAPNDPRLVEVLRTKGVTIQAKPEEDRGFWMTMLFYWGPIILFIGVWIFFIRQMQSGSGKAMSFGKSRARLLSESGNQVTFKDVAGIDEAKDELQEIVAFLKDPKKFSRLGGRIPKGVLLVGPPGTGKTLLGRAIAGEAGVPFFSISGSDFVEMFVGVGASRVRDLFMQGKKNAPCIIFIDEIDAVGRHRGAGLGGGHDEREQTLNQLLVEMDGFESNEGVILIAATNRPDVLDPALLRPGRFDRQVVVPRPDIKGRAMILDVHARKVPLDDDVNLDVVAKSTPGFSGADLANLINEAALLAARRDKEKVGMQDLEAAKDKVLMGAERRSLVITEKEKRVTAYHEAGHAVVPLFLPEADPVHKVSIIPRGRALGVTMFLPEEEKYNQSRVGLETAICGLLAGRVAEELVFGEMTSGASNDIERATHIARKMVCEWGMSDKIGPLAFGEKEGEVFLGRDLGHTRNYSESTAVEIDTEIRRIVQQSYDHARQILEENREGLVRVAEALLERETIDGEEVRSMILGEDAQAEPQSENESADDAPTVEV, encoded by the coding sequence CTGGTCATGATTACCCTGTTTAATCTCATGACCAATCGAAAAGATGAGCCGAAAGCCATATCCTATACGGCGTTTCTGGATGCCGTGGAAGAGGGTACCGTTCAGGAAGTCATGCTGGAAGGTTCCAATATCGAAGGCAAGGACCAGGATGGCGCGGCCTTCAAAACCTTTGCGCCCAATGACCCGCGTCTGGTCGAGGTGTTGCGCACCAAGGGGGTTACCATCCAGGCCAAGCCCGAAGAGGACCGCGGGTTCTGGATGACCATGCTGTTTTACTGGGGGCCGATCATCCTGTTCATCGGTGTATGGATCTTTTTTATCCGTCAGATGCAGTCCGGTAGCGGCAAGGCCATGAGTTTCGGCAAAAGTCGGGCCAGGCTGCTGTCCGAAAGCGGCAACCAGGTTACCTTCAAGGATGTTGCCGGTATCGACGAAGCCAAAGACGAACTGCAGGAGATCGTCGCCTTTCTCAAGGACCCCAAGAAGTTTTCCCGACTCGGCGGCCGCATCCCCAAAGGGGTGTTGCTGGTGGGCCCTCCCGGAACCGGTAAAACTCTGCTCGGCCGTGCCATTGCGGGAGAGGCCGGGGTGCCGTTCTTTTCCATATCCGGCTCTGACTTTGTCGAGATGTTCGTCGGGGTCGGCGCCAGCCGGGTGCGCGATCTGTTCATGCAAGGCAAGAAGAACGCGCCCTGCATCATCTTTATCGACGAGATCGATGCCGTGGGGCGCCATCGCGGTGCCGGCCTGGGTGGCGGGCACGACGAGCGGGAGCAGACCCTCAACCAGTTGCTGGTGGAGATGGACGGTTTCGAGTCCAACGAAGGGGTTATCCTGATCGCCGCAACCAACCGTCCCGATGTCCTCGATCCCGCCCTGCTGCGGCCGGGTCGTTTCGATCGGCAGGTGGTGGTGCCGCGTCCGGATATCAAGGGCCGCGCCATGATTCTGGATGTGCATGCCCGCAAGGTGCCTCTCGATGACGATGTGAACCTTGACGTCGTGGCCAAGAGCACGCCCGGTTTCTCCGGGGCGGATCTGGCCAATCTTATCAACGAAGCGGCCTTGCTGGCTGCCCGCCGTGATAAGGAAAAAGTCGGCATGCAGGATCTGGAAGCCGCCAAGGACAAGGTGCTGATGGGAGCCGAACGTCGCTCCCTGGTGATTACCGAGAAGGAAAAGCGGGTCACGGCTTACCACGAGGCGGGACATGCGGTGGTGCCTTTGTTCCTGCCGGAGGCGGATCCGGTGCACAAGGTTTCCATTATTCCGCGCGGTCGGGCTCTTGGGGTGACCATGTTCCTTCCCGAAGAGGAAAAATACAACCAGTCCCGCGTTGGGCTGGAAACCGCCATATGCGGTCTGCTCGCCGGGCGTGTGGCCGAGGAGCTGGTGTTTGGTGAAATGACCAGCGGTGCCAGCAACGATATCGAGCGTGCCACCCATATCGCGCGCAAAATGGTTTGCGAATGGGGGATGAGCGACAAAATCGGTCCTCTGGCATTCGGCGAGAAGGAAGGCGAAGTTTTCCTTGGTCGCGACCTGGGTCATACGCGCAATTACAGCGAATCCACCGCCGTGGAGATCGATACGGAAATCCGGCGTATCGTGCAGCAGAGTTACGATCATGCCCGCCAGATTCTCGAGGAAAACCGTGAGGGATTGGTGCGCGTCGCCGAAGCCCTGTTGGAGCGTGAAACCATCGATGGCGAAGAAGTTCGCAGCATGATTCTCGGCGAAGACGCCCAGGCGGAACCTCAGAGTGAAAACGAATCGGCAGACGATGCGCCGACCGTTGAGGTATAA
- a CDS encoding CBS domain-containing protein — protein MLKARDIMTSEVHTVSMETSVDELARLFVKTGVSAMPVVDSEGMLQGIVTETDLVAQDKPLHIPTVVSLFDWVVYLESEDRFAEQVKKMTAQKVREICTTDVATCSPDEPVSQVVAVMLEKSVHMVPVVQEGKLLGVVARLDIIRNMEL, from the coding sequence ATGCTGAAAGCCCGTGATATCATGACCAGCGAAGTACATACGGTTTCCATGGAAACCAGCGTCGATGAGCTGGCCCGTTTGTTTGTCAAGACCGGGGTCAGCGCCATGCCAGTGGTCGATTCCGAAGGCATGTTGCAGGGTATCGTGACGGAGACCGATCTCGTTGCCCAGGATAAGCCCTTGCATATCCCGACGGTCGTATCCCTGTTCGACTGGGTCGTTTATCTGGAGAGCGAAGACCGTTTCGCCGAGCAGGTAAAGAAAATGACCGCCCAGAAGGTGCGGGAAATCTGTACCACCGATGTAGCGACCTGCTCGCCTGACGAACCGGTTTCCCAGGTTGTCGCCGTGATGCTGGAAAAGTCGGTACATATGGTGCCGGTGGTGCAGGAAGGTAAACTGCTGGGGGTCGTTGCGCGGCTCGATATCATTCGCAACATGGAGCTCTAA
- a CDS encoding CdaR family protein: MFKLLTENWALKLLSLVFALILWFFVMGERKLERSYAVPLEMKNMPEGMMVANDVPSVVEVRISGPRTLLVNLHSEDMRILVDLKGLDVGLTSFKRLEERLNIPAPLKVTRLSPSYVDVKLSRITVKTVRVKPVLVGRPAQGYWVEKVRTNPESIQVEGAEDELDALQQVETAPLNIENAGSTLVEVVPVDYRGKFSRLKTPQNVEVEITIGQRPGEL; encoded by the coding sequence ATGTTTAAACTGTTGACGGAAAACTGGGCGCTGAAGCTTCTTTCGCTGGTTTTTGCTCTAATCCTGTGGTTTTTCGTCATGGGGGAGCGTAAGCTCGAGCGTTCCTATGCCGTGCCTCTGGAAATGAAAAATATGCCGGAAGGCATGATGGTGGCCAACGATGTGCCGAGTGTCGTTGAGGTTCGTATCAGCGGTCCGCGCACGCTGCTGGTGAATCTGCACTCTGAGGATATGCGCATCCTTGTCGACTTGAAAGGGCTTGATGTCGGATTGACGTCTTTCAAACGTCTCGAGGAGCGTCTCAATATCCCGGCGCCCCTGAAGGTGACCCGGCTGTCGCCTTCTTACGTCGATGTCAAACTATCCCGGATTACGGTGAAAACCGTGCGGGTCAAACCGGTTCTTGTGGGCCGGCCGGCCCAGGGCTACTGGGTTGAAAAGGTACGCACGAATCCCGAGTCGATACAGGTCGAAGGGGCCGAAGATGAGCTTGATGCGCTGCAGCAGGTCGAAACCGCCCCGTTGAACATCGAAAATGCAGGCAGTACCCTGGTTGAGGTGGTGCCGGTGGACTATCGCGGTAAATTTTCCCGGCTTAAGACGCCTCAAAATGTAGAGGTTGAAATCACAATCGGGCAACGTCCCGGTGAGTTATAA
- the cimA gene encoding citramalate synthase has protein sequence MTAIRLYDTTLRDGTQAEEISFLVEDKIRIAQKLDDLGIHYIEGGWPGSNPKDISFFQEIRKISLRQTKIAAFGSTRRAKTTPDKDNNLRTLIQSAPDVVTIFGKTWDFHVREALRISLDENLDLINDSLLYLKRHVEEVFYDAEHFFDGYKANPAYAIKTLQAAEQAGVDCIVLCDTNGGTLPFELPPIIAEVRKHISTPLGIHSHNDSECAVANSLVAVDCGIVHVQGTINGFGERCGNANLCSIIPSLMLKMGKESLTNEQLASLREVSRFVYELANLVPNKHQPFVGNSAFAHKGGVHVSAIQRHSETYEHIRPERVGNISRVLVSDLSGRSNILAKAEQFNIKLDSKDPLTIEILERLKELENQGYQFEGAEASFDLLMRRALGTLRPFFSVVGFRVIDSKREGEDKPFSEATVQVKVGGHVEHTAAEGNGPVNALDHALRKALENFYPQIKDMQLLDYKVRVLPAGQGTASVTRVLIESGDADLRWGTVGVSDNIIDASYYALVDAFQYKLLKDSDAS, from the coding sequence ATGACTGCGATTCGATTGTACGATACCACCCTGAGAGATGGCACCCAGGCCGAAGAGATATCCTTTCTGGTCGAGGATAAAATCCGTATCGCCCAAAAACTTGACGATCTGGGGATTCATTATATCGAAGGCGGGTGGCCGGGGTCCAATCCCAAGGACATCAGCTTTTTTCAGGAAATCCGCAAAATTTCCCTGCGCCAGACCAAAATTGCGGCGTTCGGTTCGACCCGCCGGGCCAAAACGACCCCGGACAAGGATAACAATCTGCGCACCCTGATCCAGTCCGCGCCGGATGTGGTTACCATCTTCGGTAAAACCTGGGATTTTCATGTGCGCGAAGCGTTGCGTATCAGTCTGGACGAAAACCTGGATCTCATCAACGATTCCCTGCTGTATCTGAAGCGGCACGTTGAGGAGGTGTTCTATGATGCCGAGCACTTTTTCGATGGCTACAAGGCCAATCCCGCGTATGCCATAAAAACGCTTCAGGCGGCCGAACAGGCCGGTGTGGACTGCATCGTGTTGTGCGATACCAACGGCGGTACCCTGCCTTTCGAACTGCCGCCGATCATTGCCGAGGTCCGCAAGCATATTTCCACGCCGCTGGGTATCCATTCCCATAATGACAGCGAATGCGCCGTGGCCAATTCTCTGGTGGCTGTCGATTGCGGTATTGTGCATGTGCAGGGAACCATCAACGGGTTCGGGGAACGCTGCGGTAATGCCAATCTGTGTTCCATCATTCCTTCGCTGATGTTGAAAATGGGCAAGGAGAGCCTTACCAACGAGCAGCTTGCCTCGTTGCGGGAAGTCTCGCGTTTCGTCTACGAACTGGCCAACCTGGTGCCCAACAAGCACCAACCTTTCGTGGGCAACTCCGCGTTTGCCCATAAAGGCGGGGTGCATGTTTCCGCGATTCAGAGACATTCCGAAACCTATGAACACATCCGTCCGGAGCGGGTTGGCAACATCAGCCGTGTGCTGGTTTCCGATTTGTCGGGGCGTTCCAACATCCTGGCCAAAGCTGAGCAATTCAATATTAAGCTGGACAGCAAGGATCCGCTGACGATTGAAATTCTGGAACGCCTTAAGGAATTGGAAAACCAGGGCTATCAATTCGAAGGCGCCGAAGCATCCTTTGATTTGCTCATGCGCCGCGCTTTGGGAACCTTACGGCCGTTTTTTTCCGTGGTCGGCTTTCGCGTCATCGACAGCAAGCGCGAGGGAGAGGATAAGCCTTTCTCCGAGGCCACCGTGCAGGTCAAGGTCGGTGGACATGTGGAACACACGGCTGCCGAAGGCAACGGCCCGGTCAATGCTCTGGACCATGCCCTGCGCAAGGCCCTGGAAAACTTTTACCCTCAAATCAAAGACATGCAACTGCTCGATTACAAAGTCAGGGTTCTCCCGGCAGGCCAGGGAACGGCTTCGGTGACCAGGGTTCTCATTGAATCGGGCGACGCCGATTTACGCTGGGGAACGGTAGGGGTCAGCGATAATATTATCGATGCATCCTATTATGCCCTGGTGGATGCTTTTCAGTACAAACTCTTGAAAGACAGTGACGCTTCCTGA
- the acpS gene encoding holo-ACP synthase codes for MPYLSGLGNDLVRIQRFRRFLEAGKTAILERLFTEEERSFCLAKKDPAPHFAVRFAAKEAFLKALGTGLRYGIRWQDMAVVRNPEGKPDLVLDGEAARLFEDRGHVRLLLSCSHDGDYAFATVVFEGN; via the coding sequence ATGCCGTATCTGAGCGGGTTGGGTAACGATCTGGTGCGCATTCAGCGTTTTCGGAGGTTTCTGGAGGCCGGGAAGACCGCCATCCTTGAACGGTTGTTCACCGAGGAGGAGCGAAGCTTCTGCCTGGCCAAGAAAGATCCTGCGCCCCATTTCGCCGTACGGTTTGCCGCCAAAGAAGCCTTTTTGAAAGCTCTTGGAACCGGACTGCGTTATGGTATCCGCTGGCAGGATATGGCGGTGGTGCGCAATCCGGAGGGGAAGCCCGACCTGGTTCTGGATGGCGAGGCCGCCCGCCTGTTTGAAGACCGTGGCCACGTCCGTCTGCTGCTGTCGTGCAGCCATGATGGGGATTACGCTTTTGCCACTGTCGTGTTCGAGGGTAACTGA